In a genomic window of Primulina huaijiensis isolate GDHJ02 chromosome 10, ASM1229523v2, whole genome shotgun sequence:
- the LOC140985816 gene encoding ferric reduction oxidase 4-like, with translation MKFQASWQMFFLVVFVGYIFMWTMLPTKLYHNSWTPKLEESLNSTYFREQGTNLLLFSFPIMLIAVLGCVYLHLMKKSNYQSNRSSLHPLRRPALVMAPLGIVNAVELTFAAMFVALLIWSLANYLHISFGHIHMYMIPGEKVWQEKFRSISLRLGYIGNTCWAFLFFPVARGSSLLPLFGLTSESSIKYHIWLGHISNTLFAAHAIGYIIFWAMTDQMILMLEWSSTYLSNVAGVIAFVVSLGMWVTSFDRVRRKAFEVFFYSHHLYTIFMFFYMLHVGVAYMCLILPGIFLFLIDRYLRFLQSRHKSRLVSTRLLPNGTLELTFAKNPDLSYSPASILFVRVPSICKLQWHPFTMISNSNLEPHTLSIAIKSEGSWTQKLYKQLSSSSSSDRLEVSTEGPYGPASFNFLRHESLVMISGGSGIAPFISMIREIIHLTTTKSTIRAPNILLVSAFKNTTDLTILDILLPFSGTSLNLSELQLQIEAYVTRENKKPLEDSKKQIETKLFKPNPMDAPISPILGKNSWLCLATIISSSFVLFLITLGLVTRYHIYPVERRGENYHYSFKILWYMFLVCVCIFVAASVVLLWQKRKISAEGKQIQNFQYTKPTMSPASWLCGVDTELESLPHQSLVQSTKVHFGARPDLKRMLLECKGSDVGVLVCGPKSMRHEVARICASGSAKNLHFESISFSW, from the exons atgaaattccAAGCATCATGGCAGATGTTCTTCCTTGTGGTGTTTGTAGGGTATATTTTCATGTGGACTATGCTTCCGACAAAACTTTACCACAATTCTTGGACTCCCAAATTGGAAGAAAGTCTCAACTCCACTTACTTCAGAGAACAAG GGACAAATCTTCTTTTATTTAGCTTTCCTATCATGCTTATCGCCGTTCTTGGATGTGTGTACCTACATTTGATGAAGAAATCGAACTACCAGAG TAATCGGAGCTCTCTTCATCCTCTGAGACGTCCAGCGCTGGTAATGGCGCCGTTGGGAATAGTTAATGCAGTGGAACTTACATTTGCAGCCATGTTTGTGGCACTTCTTATCTGGTCCTTGGCGAACTATTTGCATATCAGCTTTGGGCATATCCACATGTACATGATACCTGGAGAGAAAGT TTGGCAAGAGAAGTTTCGTAGCATATCACTGAGGCTTGGATACATCGGAAACACATGTTGGGCGTTCCTGTTTTTCCCCGTGGCGCGGGGGTCGTCTCTCTTGCCTCTGTTTGGCCTAACATCAGAGTCTAGCATCAAATATCACATCTGGCTAGGCCATATTTCAAATACTCTTTTTGCAGCCCACGCCATTGGATACATCATATTCTGGGCAATGACAGATCAAATGATCCTG ATGCTTGAATGGAGCAGTACTTATTTATCAAATGTAGCCGGAGTTATCGCATTTGTTGTGTCGTTAGGTATGTGGGTTACCAGCTTTGATCGCGTTAGGAGGAAAGCGTTCGAAGTTTTCTTCTACTCACACCATTTGTATACTATCTTTATGTTCTTCTACATGTTGCACGTTGGAGTAGCATACATGTGTTTGATTCTTCCTGGAATCTTTCTGTTCTTGATCGATCGATACTTGAGGTTCTTGCAATCTAGGCACAAGTCGAGACTGGTTTCAACTCGCCTTTTGCCTAATGGTACATTGGAGCTTACCTTCGCCAAGAATCCAG ATCTGAGTTACAGTCCCGCGAGTATCTTATTTGTTCGTGTTCCAAGCATATGCAAGTTGCAGTGGCATCCATTTACTATGATTTCAAACTCTAACCTGGAGCCACATACTTTAAGTATTGCAATTAAAAGCGAGGGAAGTTGGACTCAAAAGCTTTACAAACagctttcttcttcttcttcttcggatCGTCTTGAAGTATCAACTGAAGGACCTTATGGAcctgcatcatttaattttctaag GCACGAGTCATTGGTGATGATCAGCGGAGGAAGTGGCATTGCTCCATTCATCTCCATGATACGTGAAATCATTCACTTAACCACAACAAAATCCACCATTAGAGCTCCAAATATTCTTCTAGTCTCAGCCTTCAAGAACACGACCGATCTCACAATACTCGATATTTTGCTCCCTTTTTCCGGCACCTCTTTGAATCTCTCCGAACTACAACTACAGATTGAAGCGTACGTCACGAGAGAAAACAAAAAACCCTTGGAAGATTCCAAGAAACAGATCGAAACTAAACTGTTCAAGCCCAATCCAATGGATGCACCTATTTCCCCAATTCTTGGCAAGAACAGCTGGCTCTGTCTAGCCACCATAATATCATCATCATTTGTCTTGTTTTTGATAACTTTAGGCCTTGTTACGCGTTACCATATCTATCCCGTGGAACGTAGAGGGGAGAATTACCATTACAGCTTCAAGATTCTTTGGTACATGTTTCTTGTATGTGTTTGTATTTTTGTGGCCGCTAGTGTTGTTTTATTGTGGCAAAAGAGGAAGATTTCTGCTGAAGGGAAGCAGATTCAGAATTTCCAATACACGAAACCAACAATGTCGCCTGCTTCTTGGTTATGTGGTGTGGATACGGAACTCGAGAGCCTTCCTCATCAGTCTCTTGTTCAGTCTACTAAGGTGCATTTTGGTGCAAGACCTGATCTAAAGA GGATGCTTCTTGAATGCAAAGGATCTGACGTTGGGGTTTTGGTTTGCGGCCCGAAGAGCATGAGACATGAAGTTGCTAGAATATGCGCATCTGGTTCGGCCAAAAACCTACATTTTGAGTccatcagtttcagttggtga
- the LOC140986633 gene encoding uncharacterized protein, whose product MPSSVGLEVMDSINPQLNWKIGTKGRRSRTSVARRKLSAAVSGQPTGKTEHVPIKKRRHLLRSPSPQPRAPSICRQVSSSQPYSSSPPFEDNYAYSSHFSVLRSASLYSNWKSRDGLAVFKFGEGFDYEFLSEQVGGEHNYVGDFSGIELLAAAASMDDDADNACKQDLVVEDSLTPKSSDISNFATQFKQDSECNKSSSNEIVLEDDTDCSLVKNNLESAARSLLGCVGGGTTTRTDSMKVDRRHWDLNTLMDAWDEPNNDTIAGKTSKDVVNNDMLVEGRLGGSECLILCSPSVAEDKFSDLEIKEDKLLAVSPRGTCIELSTLEETLWEPANNFYYNATTKTSDQDTEKNADYPSASVEKIDSPTASVQKIVSPATSAAETSHIAFVENTDLKSAFAEMLDSYPPFADNIDSHTASAEKVDLHVTSAGKAKVELQVTSVEKVDSPVASAEKIDLCTASAEMIDSYTASAEKMDSLIASAGKNELDTASAEKIDSTVDAKIYSDVCLDNHGHVVDSDDLARFQEGHESPYEDGELRGSFLYPWVENESDDKHVNYESDGRHGDSSDAGDLPGSEIVDGGSEGSHSSVRKSLLTKRFLGRNESTSRSVKHSYMHFMEDESENNDLCGKNELDMDLVICENDNERKFSDQTDAVDETVGHMDEYLFRTLRGKVQSCSKGRSSLDAFNGKDIFFLQQCRSRRLGGSDSHTERDMGPYKYLSRYRHATHGSEKGGADQWTYWGSKSRYTSSYQGVEGRNLDRPRRINGDLIDKFGRVDFDHRRQTSNYLSKGYLHRPLVRSSPVDRDDCFGVRRRMPQTRGIKENYPQGAGKKYEPLPDYASKSVRLSPYLSSRERSFSPSSGRGVHIPLTRRRSRSRSRTRSPIAWHSNKGRQMGTRRHVGSPDFRSEARMDRIKFPNSNPTFTSDHREGYMSPPRGRFSPQRNGRWFDDLEFADNNLRRRRSPVRLIRRSQKFDAIGSSGRLKSDEYFKPTIRSGRFSFLANDGREGNKFETDYEYRRHDDTGDVMHRRRDADDGGNSRRFRRSAEADVIETTNLNNKDDARRN is encoded by the exons ATGCCAAGCAGTGTGGGTCTAGAAGTTATGGATTCCATCAACCCACAGTTGAATTGGAAGATTGGGACAAAAGGAAGACGCTCCAGGACGTCAGTAGCGAGAAGGAAG TTGAGTGCAGCTGTTTCTGGACAACCAACTGGAAAAACTGAACATGTACCAATAAAGAAAAGAAGACATTTGCTTCGATCTCCATCACCTCAGCCTCGAGCCCCTTCTATATGTCGTCAAGTTTCTTCCTCTCAACCATATTCTTCTTCACCACCTTTTGAAGATAACTATGCATATTCGAGTCATTTCTCAGTTCTGAGGTCTGCAAGCTTATATTCCAATTGGAAATCAAGAGATGGATTAGCTGTTTTTAAATTTGGTGAAGGGTTTGATTATGAATTCCTCTCTGAACAAGTAGGAGGGGAACATAATTATGTGGGAGACTTCTCAGGTATAGAACTTCTTGCAGCTGCTGCAAGCATGGATGATGATGCTGATAACGCTTGTAAACAGGATCTTGTTGTGGAAGATTCTTTAACACCAAAAAGCTCTGATATATCCAATTTTGCCACACAATTTAAACAAGATTCAGAATGTAACAAGTCCTCGAGCAATGAGATAGTGCTTGAAGATGACACTGATTGTTCTCTAGTTAAGAACAACTTGGAATCTGCTGCTCGGAGTCTGCTTGGATGTGTGGGAGGTGGGACCACGACAAGAACTGATTCTATGAAAGTGGACCGTAGGCACTGGGATTTGAACACTTTGATGGATGCTTGGGATGAACCAAATAATGATACAATTGCTGGAAAAACCTCGAAGGATGTTGTTAACAATGATATGCTTGTGGAAGGGAGACTGGGAGGTTCAGAATGCCTTATACTCTGTAGTCCAAGTGTCGCAGAGGACAAGTTTTCCGATCTTGAAATTAAAGAAGATAAGTTGTTAGCAGTATCACCTCGTGGAACTTGTATTGAGTTGTCCACTCTTGAGGAGACTCTATGGGAACCagcaaataatttttattataatgcgACTACAAAGACTTCTGACCAAGATACTGAGAAAAATGCTGATTATCCATCTGCTTCTGTTGAAAAGATTGATTCACCTACTGCTTCTGTTCAAAAGATTGTTTCACCGGCCACTTCTGCTGCAGAGACTTCACATATTGCTTTTGTTGAAAACACGGATTTGAAGAGCGCTTTTGCCGAAATGCTAGATTCCTATCCTCCTTTCGCTGATAACATTGATTCGCACACGGCTTCTGCTGAGAAGGTCGATTTGCATGTGACTTCTGCTGGGAAGGCTAAGGTCGAATTGCAAGTGACTTCTGTTGAGAAGGTCGATTCGCCTGTGGCTTCTGCAGAAAAAATTGATTTGTGTACGGCTTCTGCAGAAATGATTGATTCGTATACGGCTTCTGCAGAAAAGATGGATTCCCTTATTGCTTCTGCAGGAAAGAATGAGTTGGATACGGCTTCTGCTGAAAAGATTGATTCAACTGTTGATGCTAAGATTTATTCAGATGTATGTCTAGATAACCATGGGCACGTGGTTGATAGTGACGACTTGGCTAGGTTTCAGGAAGGTCATGAGTCTCCATATGAAGATGGAGAGTTGAGGGGGTCATTTTTGTACCCGTGGGTGGAAAATGAATCGGACGATAAACATGTTAATTATGAATCTGATGGAAGACATGGAGATAGTTCTGATGCAGGTGATTTACCTGGGTCTGAGATAGTTGATGGTGGTTCTGAGGGTTCTCACAGCAGTGTGAGGAAAAGTTTGTTGACAAAAAGATTTCTGGGAAGAAATGAGAGTACTAGTAGATCAGTCAAACATTCATATATGCATTTTATGGAAGATGAATCCGAGAATAATGATCTTTGTGGAAAGAATGAATTAGATATGGACCTAGTTATTTGTGAAAATGACAACGAGAGAAAATTCTCAGATCAAACAGATGCTGTTGATGAGACTGTGGGACATATGGATGAATACTTGTTCAGGACCTTACGGGGTAAGGTTCAATCTTGTAGCAAAGGTCGGTCATCCTTGGATGCTTTTAATGGGAAggatattttctttttgcaacAATGCAG ATCTCGCCGTCTTGGTGGTTCAGATTCTCACACTGAAAGGGATATGGGGCCCTACAAATATTTGAGCAGATATAGACACGCTACCCATGGAAGTGAAAAAGGTGGTGCAGATCAGTGGACATACTGGGGTTCAAAAAGCCGTTACACTTCAAGTTACCAAGGTGTCGAGGGTCGTAACCTCGACAGGCCGAGAAGAATAAATGGGGACTTAATAGATAAGTTTGGTAGGGTGGACTTTGATCACAGAAGACAGACTTCTAATTATTTGTCAAAAGGTTACTTACATAGGCCCTTAGTTAGAAGTTCACCTGTGGACAGAGATGATTGTTTTGGTGTGCGCAGAAGGATGCCGCAAACTCGAGGTATTAAGGAGAATTATCCACAAGGTGCTGGTAAGAAATACGAGCCTCTACCTGATTATGCTTCCAAATCTGTTCGCCTGTCACCTTATTTATCGAGCAGGGAACGCAGTTTTTCTCCCAGTTCTGGTAGAGGCGTTCATATTCCTTTAACTCGCAGAAGATCTCGGTCAAGATCAAGAACACGTTCCCCAATAGCCTGGCATTCTAATAAAGGACGGCAAATGGGTACTAGAAGGCACGTCGGATCTCCAGATTTTAGGTCTGAGGCGAGGATGGACAGAATCAAGTTTCCGAATTCGAATCCCACTTTTACTTCAGATCATCGTGAGGGTTACATGTCCCCACCAAGGGGCCGGTTCTCCCCACAACGCAACGGTCGATGGTTTGATGATCTTGAATTTGCGGATAACAATTTGCGACGCCGGAGATCGCCGGTGCGATTAATTCGACGCTCTCAGAAGTTTGATGCTATCGGTTCTTCCGGTCGACTAAAATCAGATGAGTATTTTAAACCTACAATTCGGTCAGGACGATTCTCCTTCTTGGCTAATGATGGCAGGGAAGGTAATAAATTTGAGACCGATTATGAGTATAGAAGGCATGATGACACAGGCGACGTGATGCATCGGAGACGGGATGCTGATGATGGTGGAAATTCGAGGCGGTTTCGGCGATCTGCAGAAGCTGATGTCATTGAGACGACCAACTTGAATAACAAGGATGATGCCCGACGTAACTGA